ATTTCTGCTGATAACGCTGCAATTGTGTATTATCGTCACCTGTCATATCCAGCTCGGATACATAGATTGGCAACCCTGTCGCTGCAAGCTTGTTCAATACCGTGTTCATCGTGCTTACAGAAACGTTGTCCATATTGAAGTAATGCGCTTGGATTCCAATACCATCAACTAGACCTCTGTTTTTCAAAAGGTTGATAATCTGGATATATTGGTCCGCTTTAGCGGGATCACCGATAATACCATATTCATTAATTAACAATTTGGAGTTAGGGAAGGCTTGTCTCGCCTGTTGGAATGACCAGATGACCCAGTCCCAACCCGTTGCCCCATCTCCACCAATGGCATTGCGATAGGATGGTTTCGCATGCAGAGGTTCGTTCACAACATCAACAAAGGCAGACTTCGAATACCGCTGTCCTGCGGCTTTAATCCATTGTGTCACTTCAGCTTTCTGATCAGCGGCTGAGAGACTGTTAATCCAATTTGGCTGTTGATTTCCCCATACGAGCGTATGGAATTTGAACGGAAATCCGTTGTTGTTAGCATAGTTGTAGGCCATGTCCGCCTGGCCCCAATTCATTACGTTGCGTGTGCCTTCAATAGCATCCCACTTGGTTGAGTTCTCCGGAGTTACTTGATTCCAATAGGGGCTAAAATTCGAAGGAACTTGGCTAGCTATAATATTTCCCAAAAATTTGCTGCCTTTCGCCAAACCAGCACTCACACTGCCCACCGCAACTGAAGCAGCGAGAATCCCTACCAACGCCAGTGAGCCGACTGTTTTGAACCACTTAGACTTAATCAATGATTTTCCTCCTTAGATTCATTTTTGTAAAGCGCTTACAAACATCATTTTACTGGATAATTTTGGTTTTTAACACCTGTCAAATTATAGTATTTTATTGTAAAAAAGTAGAATTCAGTGCCTTTTCTGAAGTTATTTATAGAATCACACTCTTAAATCCAACATAACTCTTACATTGGAGTTTACATTCACCAGATGTTTATCTAGTATGAAATGATACATATCTTTACACACACTAGATAACAAGGGAGATTACAACATGCGCAAAATTTCAACGAAACGTTTCGCCGGATGGCCTTTATCGTTCCTCTTATGTGCCTCCATTTTGTTCGCCCCTTTTGCTTCCACTCCGGTTCAGGCTGCTGAGGCAGACAAGGAAACCAAGATTACGTTGCTCGGCACATCGGATATTCATGGTCGATTCATGCCGTGGGACTATGCTCTGGACGGTCCAAACCCAACCGGCAGCATGACACAGCTCTACACCATTGTGAAAAAAGTCCGTGCTGAGAATCCCAACACGATCCTTCTGGATGCAGGAGACATGATACAGGATAACTCGGCTGAGTTGTTCAATGATCAACCTCAATCTCCCATGATGGTTGCAATGAACGAGATGAAATATGACGCATGGGTTATGGGTAACCATGAGTTTAACTTTGGGCTGGACGTACTGGAGAAGATCTCTTCCCAATTCAATGGACAGCCTCTCGTGGGTAACATTTTCAAAGAAAACGGCGACCGTTACATGCCTGCCTATACGATTATCGAGAAAGACGGAATCAAAGTGGGTGTTATCGCAATGAACACACCTATGATTACCGAGTTCGAGAAAGGTACAGATCACCTGGACGGCATCATCGTCAAAGATCCTGTGGAAGAGACCAAGAAGGCCATTGCTGAGCTGAAAGGCAAAGTTGATGTCATGGTTGGACTCATGCATATGGGATTGGATAACGAGAACGGAAATCCGGGCACCGGAGTGACGGATATCGCCAACGCCAACCCGGAGCTGGCTGCCATTTTTGCCGGACACATGCATACCTTGATTGAATCCCAAACGGTTAACGGTGTATTGATCTCCGAACCGAATAAATATGGCTCACATATCTCTCGAATTGACCTTACATTTGAAAAAGATGGCGACAAAGTTTTGCTGAAAAGCAAGGAAGCTCAAGCTCTCGCTGTAAAAGCAGCAGACGGAACATATGAAGTCTCTGATCCTGCGCTGGAAGAGACCTTGCATCCATTCCACGAGTTCGCTCGTGCCGATGCCAACATCGAAGTGGCTGAACTAAAAGGAACGAACCTGGTCCCTGCTGATGAGATTAAGGGTATCCCTGCGGTGCAGATTCAGGAAACACCTTTGTCTGACTTTTTCACCGAAGTGATGTTGCATTACAGTGATGCCGATGTGGTCGCGCACCAGATTGATAACGACAAAGCCAAGCTGGATGTAGGCCCGATTAAGAAAAAGGATATTGCATTCAACTACCAATACACCTTCGGTGAAGTAACCGTGTATGAAGTGACCGGACGTGATCTGATGGATTATATGGAGTGGTCTGCGGGGTACTTCAACTCCACACGCCCGGGTGATGTGACCGTCAGCTTTGATCCGAAACGACGTGCTTCCAAATACAGCACCGATGATTTCTTCGGCGGCGTGACGTATGAGATTGACCTGACCAAGCCATACGGCAGTCGGATTACGAATCTCAAGTACAGCAATGGATCCGTTGTCAAAGAAGACGATACGCTAAAGCTCGGTATGAATGCCTACCGGATGGAAGCTCTGATTGCCAAAGGCGGTGCCATGGAAGGACGTAAGTTCAAGCAGCTCTGGTCCTCCAAGGATGCCTCGGCATTCGGTGAGATTCAAGGCACGATTCGCAACCTGTCCATCGCCTATCTGAAAGATGTCATGAAAGGTGTCTACGAACCGAAGATTCAACACAACTGGAAAATCACTGGCGTAGACCTGACTGCACCAGAGCGTGCAGATGTGGTCGAGTTAATTAACGATGGCATTATGTCTGTGGCAACAACGGAAGATGGCAAGTACACCAACATTGCCTCCATTAACATTTTGGATGAGGTGACTCAAGAAGAGATTGATACACTATCTGCCAAAGCAGGTGTGAGTGCAGCACAATTCGCAGGCGTGAAAAACAAGGGAGCATTCTATCAACAGCTGAACAAGGCTCGCAAAGCAGTAGGTAGTGGTGAGGGAGCAACTACTCCTACACCTGAGAAGCCGACAACGCCAACAGTACCAAAACCAACACCAACTCCAGGCACGTCGAAACCTGGTAAACCATCCACACCAAGCACGGGTAAACCAGGAACTGTCACCAAAGGCAAACAAGCCAAGGTTACAGCGTCTTACCTGAACGTACGCGCTGGCGCTTCATCCAAAGCGAAGGTCGTTGCTGCCGTACCGAAAGGTACCCTACTTGAGGTGATCAGTACAGACAAATATGGCTGGGTAAAAGTGAAGCTGGATGGACGTGTAGCATTTGTATACGGGAAATATGTGAGTATTTTGAAGTAGTACGCTATAAATTTTAAGAATTAAGAAAGTGGATATCCTTCCTATATAATGGGACCACTTTCTTTTTAAATAACATCAAACTATTAATCCTTGTTTCTAATATGCACATGATCACTATGCAAAATTTCAAGTTCCCACTCTTCATTGGAGATGTAGTATGTATTCTCATCATTTTTAATAGTATTACCTTTTATTATTTTCCCTTCTCTATAATCCTCAATTAATTCAAACTGTCTGAATCCTTCCGGAGACATAGTTCTAATATAGTTCCCAGTAATCAAAGAAATATATGAAAATACAACACTCACAAAAATTATAAAACATGGGATTGTGCACATTATTAAAATTCTTAAATTCTTCTTAAAACTCTCGTTGGGTTCATTGTTTGCAATTGTATCGTCGGAATTGAAAAGTTTGTTTCTAGTAAAAAGAACTATTTTTGAACTATAAAAAGAAACGCAACAAGAGATGATAAAAGTAATAATTATCCCTACAGGATATATGTCTATTCTCTTAAGCAAAGTTAGAGTGAAGTAATGATTCAAAACAAAAAAAACAATATAAATAAATGGGAATATAGCAATTGATACAACTACTCTGAGATTATTTATTTTATTGACCAAAATAACAAAAATAGAGGCTACGCAAAAAGATATAATTAAAATGAGAATTGATGCCTTTTCCATAAAGTATGAGAACGAATCTACCATGCCAAATATTTTTTCAAATACATTCATACATAAAATCACAATAAAGATTCCATATACTATTCCGGAAAAAAACATCATTGGATTTTTTATCATTACTACTGTAGACATAATTAACCCCGCTAGTAGAATCGGGATAATCCAAACAGGTAAGAAAGTTACAAATCTATTAATAACGTCGTTTCCAGGAACAAAAAAAATCGATATTCCCAGATGCAAAACAAAGATTATCAATATGGCACTCATCAAAATAGCAAATAAATTTTTCAACTTAGAAATATTCATTAAAGAAAATAAACTAATAAAAGCTAAAAATAAAAATATTGAAATCAATGAAACTGAGTGAAACTTAATCGGTACTGGATTTATAGTGATGTTCAAAATTGAAGGAAGGTTTTCAATATTTCCCGAAAAGTAATATCCATAAATAAAACAATAACCCAATATGTAAAAATAAAAGAACAAGGATGAGAATAACGTTATTATTGAAGCTATTATTTTCAAAACTGAGTACGGGCCATTGTAAATTTTTTTCAATGTTGGGTATGTTGATTTTAATCTATTGACTTGTACCGTCAGTCTTTCGAGGAAATTCTCGAATTCAGAGCTATTTGTCCGACTAGGTTTATCCACAGAGTTCTCTCCCATTCTATTTTAAATCAAATTCAAAACCATCTTCCCTCCCTCGTTATTATCTGATTTATAACTATTATTAGAAAATTCACAATACCATAAATTATATTTAATTTCCAAACATTACACTTAATATTTCTTTTGAAAATTTTCATAGTAGAGCAAAGAAAACCGACTGGCATATAACTGTTGTCCTATTAATCGGTCACAAAGCTACAAAATCCACACTTTACTCTTTGACTCTTAAGGATTTTGCAGCGATAAGAAGTTCCTTGTCCAGCCAAGACCCAGCAATTTCTTTTGATATCTAAGATGCTTATTTAAAGTAAACTCTGTCATGTCAGGTATACTCCCTTTTCCTAAATAAACAAAGACAATCATGCCTAGCATTTCATATAGATATTAGATGTATCTAATGCTCGTTATACATAATGTAGTATTTTAAAGAACTACTAATGTCAAAGTGATTCTTTTATGACTAGTTACATAAATGTAATTTACCATTCGAACACGATTAGCTGCACACAGACTGTACGTAGACTCGCAAACTTAGTTTTGGCCAAGCTATCTCAATCAGAATACTGGATCACACGCATCCTTCTGTTCTGTTAAACACTGACACTTAGCATACTCCGATTTCCATTCCAACTCGGATAAACAAAACGATAATTGAGCTGCTACATTTCGTTTCACGCGGAACGTACCTAATAATCTAATGATCCATTTCAATTTACTCCGTTAGCCTGCCTGCATATAGAGTATAATGAAGAGGTATACGATAAATGTACGGTGCAATGCTTGTATGTAGAGTATTCAAAACTAACGCAAAAGAGGTAAACGATGAGCGAGCAACAATTTAAAGATTATGGACTTGGTGAAGAGATCGTAAAAGCACTGGACAGTCTGGGCTATGAGACACCAACCGAGGTACAGACTAAAGTTATTCCGGTAGCACTGGAGAATCAGGATCTTGTGGTCAAATCACAGACAGGCAGTGGTAAAACAGCCGCCTACGGCATTCCGCTCTGTGAGCTGGTGGATTGGAATGAGAATAAGCCACAGGCTTTGATTCTTACACCAACCCGGGAACTGGCTTTGCAGGTTAACGAAGATATTACGAATATCGGCCGCTTTAAGCGTATTAAAGCAACCGCACTATACGGACAGTCCCCTTTTCATATCCAAAAAGCAGAGTTAAAACAAAGAACCCACGTGGCTGTTGGTACACCAGGTCGGGTACTGGATCATATCGAACGCGGCACGCTGCCACTCGAACGGATTGCCTATCTCGTCATTGACGAGGCCGATGAGATGTTGAATATGGGCTTTATTGAGACAGTACAGTCCATCATTCAGAAACTGCCGCAGGAGCGAGTAACGATGTTGTTCTCCGCTACGTTCCCTGAAGATGTAGCCAAGCTGTCACGCAAATACATGAACAAACCGGTAGAGATCGAGATCAAGGCAAGTGGACTGACAACAGCCACGATTGAACATGCTGTGATTAACGTGCCAGAGGTGAACAAAACCGCGCTGCTTCAGGACTTGTTCATTGTGGAAAATCCCGATAGCTGCATTGTGTTCTGCCGTACGCAGGAGAATGTGGATAAACTGTTCCGGGTCATGGCTGACCTGGACTACCCAGCAGATCGTATCCATGGTGGCATGGAGCAGGATGAGCGGATCGAAGTAATGAACGCATTCCGACGTGGACAATTCCGTTATCTGATCGCGACAGATGTAGCTGCACGTGGTATTGATATCACCAATATTACTCATGTCATCAACTACGATATTCCTTTGGAAAAAGAGGGATATGTTCACCGCACAGGCCGTACGGGTCGCGCAGGCAAAACAGGTAAA
This Paenibacillus xylanexedens DNA region includes the following protein-coding sequences:
- a CDS encoding endo-1,4-beta-xylanase translates to MIKSKWFKTVGSLALVGILAASVAVGSVSAGLAKGSKFLGNIIASQVPSNFSPYWNQVTPENSTKWDAIEGTRNVMNWGQADMAYNYANNNGFPFKFHTLVWGNQQPNWINSLSAADQKAEVTQWIKAAGQRYSKSAFVDVVNEPLHAKPSYRNAIGGDGATGWDWVIWSFQQARQAFPNSKLLINEYGIIGDPAKADQYIQIINLLKNRGLVDGIGIQAHYFNMDNVSVSTMNTVLNKLAATGLPIYVSELDMTGDDNTQLQRYQQKFPVLWKHSAVKGVTLWGYNQNQTWVSGSHLVNSNGTERPAMQWLRNYLANNP
- a CDS encoding 5'-nucleotidase C-terminal domain-containing protein — protein: MPWDYALDGPNPTGSMTQLYTIVKKVRAENPNTILLDAGDMIQDNSAELFNDQPQSPMMVAMNEMKYDAWVMGNHEFNFGLDVLEKISSQFNGQPLVGNIFKENGDRYMPAYTIIEKDGIKVGVIAMNTPMITEFEKGTDHLDGIIVKDPVEETKKAIAELKGKVDVMVGLMHMGLDNENGNPGTGVTDIANANPELAAIFAGHMHTLIESQTVNGVLISEPNKYGSHISRIDLTFEKDGDKVLLKSKEAQALAVKAADGTYEVSDPALEETLHPFHEFARADANIEVAELKGTNLVPADEIKGIPAVQIQETPLSDFFTEVMLHYSDADVVAHQIDNDKAKLDVGPIKKKDIAFNYQYTFGEVTVYEVTGRDLMDYMEWSAGYFNSTRPGDVTVSFDPKRRASKYSTDDFFGGVTYEIDLTKPYGSRITNLKYSNGSVVKEDDTLKLGMNAYRMEALIAKGGAMEGRKFKQLWSSKDASAFGEIQGTIRNLSIAYLKDVMKGVYEPKIQHNWKITGVDLTAPERADVVELINDGIMSVATTEDGKYTNIASINILDEVTQEEIDTLSAKAGVSAAQFAGVKNKGAFYQQLNKARKAVGSGEGATTPTPEKPTTPTVPKPTPTPGTSKPGKPSTPSTGKPGTVTKGKQAKVTASYLNVRAGASSKAKVVAAVPKGTLLEVISTDKYGWVKVKLDGRVAFVYGKYVSILK
- a CDS encoding DEAD/DEAH box helicase, whose translation is MSEQQFKDYGLGEEIVKALDSLGYETPTEVQTKVIPVALENQDLVVKSQTGSGKTAAYGIPLCELVDWNENKPQALILTPTRELALQVNEDITNIGRFKRIKATALYGQSPFHIQKAELKQRTHVAVGTPGRVLDHIERGTLPLERIAYLVIDEADEMLNMGFIETVQSIIQKLPQERVTMLFSATFPEDVAKLSRKYMNKPVEIEIKASGLTTATIEHAVINVPEVNKTALLQDLFIVENPDSCIVFCRTQENVDKLFRVMADLDYPADRIHGGMEQDERIEVMNAFRRGQFRYLIATDVAARGIDITNITHVINYDIPLEKEGYVHRTGRTGRAGKTGKAITLITPKDGRRLAEIESYIGFQIPVVKAPSEEAVDRRREDFEKRLKIVPERKKDKREQLNQQIMKLNFNGGKKKKLRAVDFVGTIAKLEGVTADDIGIITILDNVTDVEILNGKGPLVLELMQNTTIKKMQLKVRKGHK